One stretch of Solenopsis invicta isolate M01_SB chromosome 16, UNIL_Sinv_3.0, whole genome shotgun sequence DNA includes these proteins:
- the LOC105196090 gene encoding myosin regulatory light chain sqh, which translates to MSSHSEGFPWIQHPESTSRTHAYPPPNKGKSHAEEDEINSIESDASCLTKITSKIDSFIRPANGSSRSVPLDLISKRRRQDTPAGREKKVLIADVYGLNFSRSCNIRGSQFHSACLSVDGADWSGVVNDHRVTRIVIHSVCIVKRGSCSSFPAPRFVSFTIHHRTYVQTRLSKMSSRKTAGRRATTKKRAQRATSNVFAMFDQAQIAEFKEAFNMIDQNHDGFIDKEDLHDMLASLGKNPTDEYLEAMMNEAPGPINFTMFLTLFGERLQGTDPEDVIKNAFGCFDEENTGHINEERLRELLTTMGDRFTDDDVDEMYREAPIKGSMFDYLEFTRILKHGAKDKDEQ; encoded by the exons ATGAGTTCCCATTCAGAGGGATTCCCGTGgattcagcaccccgagtcgACGAGTAGAACGCACGCGTACCCGCCCCCGAACAAGGGTAAGTCCCACGCGGAAGAAGACGAAATCAATAGCATTGAATCCGACGCCTCTTGTCTCACAAAAATcacgtctaaaattgactcgTTCATACGCCCAGCCAACGGATCATCGAGATCAGTCCCACTGGATCTTATATCCAAGCGGCGTCGACAAGACACTCCGGCAGGACGAGAGAAAaaggtactcattgccgacgtcta TGGCCTGAATTTTTCTCGATCGTGCAATATTCGCGGCTCTCAATTCCATTCCGCTTGCCTTTCAGTAGATGGCGCTGACTGGTCGGGTGTGGTGAATGACCACAGAGTGACGCGTATCGTGATTCACAGTGTGTGCATCGTGAAGCGAGGTTCGTGTTCTAGCTTTCCAGCTCCTCGTTTCGTCTCGTTTACTATTCATCACCG TACTTACGTGCAAACGAGATTGTCGAAGATGTCTTCTCGCAAGACTGCCGGTCGCCGTGCTACCACGAAGAAACGCGCTCAGCGTGCGACATCAAATGTCTTCGCGATGTTCGATCAGGCGCAAATCGCCGAGTTTAAAGAGGCTTTTAACATGATCGACCAAAATCACGACGGATTCATTGACAAGGAGGATTTGCACGACATGCTGGCCTCTTTGG gcaAGAACCCCACTGATGAATACTTAGAGGCAATGATGAACGAAGCGCCTGGACCTATTAATTTCACAATGTTCCTGACATTGTTTGGAGAGAGACTACAAGGGACTGACCCTGAAGATGTGATCAAGAATGCCTTCGGTTGTTTTGATGAGGAAAATACCGGTCATATAAATGAAGAGCGCCTTCGCGAACTGCTCACGACAATGGGCGATAG atttaCAGATGACGATGTGGACGAAATGTACCGCGAGGCGCCAATCAAGGGCTCTATGTTCGACTATCTGGAATTCACTCGAATTCTGAAACACGGCGCGAAAGACAAGGACGAGCAGTAG